A section of the Drosophila sechellia strain sech25 chromosome 3L, ASM438219v1, whole genome shotgun sequence genome encodes:
- the LOC6605424 gene encoding LIM homeobox transcription factor 1-beta has translation MIDEHHPMQIGMFPMDIKCQQQQLGAGQLPQTGGLNQLLLNGNERMLTTPTTAATSVLVAAGRSASAKAGVAHNDKMASVSRNVNGSCSNHNSSSSNSSSTNSSNMAINKQPMGMGTGTGTGMGTGTGHGPGPPNHAHCNRITLGECSLNGMDGFATPAAPPSASNTPQAPLGMASNSGMGMELGLAMAPPQLSQCAHCCQPICDRYIMRVVENSFHEGCLKCTACSLHLVHSCYAREGKLYCRVDYERLYIRNHCLGCGLKIAADELVMRCHENVFHLKCFACVVCGALLKKGEQYVVKQGQLFCRFDYEKEVEMLQGYDFYGDELFPPKLDGRRGPKRPRTILNTQQRRAFKASFEVSPKPCRKVRENLAKDTGLSLRIVQVWFQNQRAKVKKIQKKAKQEPPSKGASDSQDSQESLDSSLATKIKDEAHSDSESQLESPYSTTSDGLTRMRCTIKDEQEQVPFNCMETNKENCNKNSEPILNTILGLSYATFQQLMGPFAQTPMINPIDRLYSMQSSYFRPEELQSYGECGVKDSMDH, from the exons ATGATCGACGAACATCATCCCATGCAGATCGGAATGT TTCCGATGGACATAAAAtgtcaacagcagcaactgggTGCTGGCCAACTGCCGCAAACCGGGGGCCTCAATCAACTGCTGTTGAACGGAAATGAACGCATGTTAACAACACCaacgacagcagcaacatcggtGCTGGTGGCAGCCGGAAGGAGTGCGAGTGCCAAAGCCGGAGTAGCCCACAATGACAAAATGGCGTCAGTCAGCAGAAATGTCAACGGAAGTTGCAGTaaccacaacagcagcagcagcaacagcagcagcaccaacagcagcaacatggccATAAACAAGCAACCGATGGGCATGGGTACGGGCACAGGAACCGGAATGGGTACAGGAACAGGACATGGTCCAGGACCACCCAACCATGCACACTGCAACCGCATCACTTTGGGCGAGTGCAGCCTCAATGGAATGGACGGCTTTGCCACGCCGGCAGCACCTCCATCGGCATCCAACACACCGCAAGCGCCTCTGGGAATGGCCTCCAATTCCGGCATGGGCATGGAACTGGGCCTGGCCATGGCACCACCGCAGCTCAGCCAGTGCGCCCACTGCTGCCAGCCCATTTGCGATCGCTACATCATGCGCGTGGTGGAGAACTCCTTCCACGAGGGCTGCCTCAAGTGCACCGCCTGCTCGCTGCACCTGGTCCACTCCTGCTACGCGAGGGAGGGCAAGCTCTACTGCCGCGTCGACTACGAGAG ACTCTACATCCGCAATCATTGCCTTGGTTGTGGCCTTAAAATCGCCGCCGATGAGCTGGTGATGCGATGCCACGAGAACGTCTTCCATCTGAAGTGCTTCGCCTGTGTGGTGTGCGGAGCTCTGCTGAAGAAGGGGGAGCAGTACGTGGTCAAGCAGGGACAGCTCTTCTGCCGCTTCGACTACGAGAAGGAGGTGGAGATGCTACAGGGATACG ATTTCTATGGCGATGAGCTTTTCCCGCCCAAATTGGACGGACGAAGAGGACCCAAGCGACCGAGAACCATTCTAAACACGCAGCAAAGACGGGCTTTTAAAGCCTCCTTCGAAGTCTCACCGAAACCCTGTCGAAAAGTGAGAGAGAATCTGGCCAAGGATACTGGATTAAGCCTGAGAATTGTGCAG GTTTGGTTTCAGAACCAGCGAGCCAAGGTCAAAAAGATTCAGAAGAAGGCCAAGCAGGAGCCGCCCAGCAAGGGAGCCAGTGACTCGCAGGACTCGCAGGAGTCGCTGGACAGCAGTCTGGCCACCAAAATCAAGGACGAGGCGCACAGCGACAGCGAATCACAGCTGGAATCGCCGTACTCGACGACCTCCGATGGACTGACCCGGATGCGATGCACCATTAAGGACGAACAGGAGCAAGTGCCCTTCAACTGCATGGAGACCAATAAAG AGAACTGCAACAAGAACAGCGAGCCCATACTGAACACCATTCTGGGTTTGAGCTACGCCACCTTTCAGCAACTAATGGGCCCGTTTGCCCAGACGCCCATGATCAATCCGATCGACCGACTATATAGTATGCAAAGCTCCTACTTCCGGCCGGAGGAGCTGCAATCCTATGGCGAATGCGGCGTCAAGGACTCCATGGATCACTAG